A window from Jeotgalibacillus aurantiacus encodes these proteins:
- a CDS encoding RNA-binding S4 domain-containing protein: MRLDKFLKVSRLIKRRTLAKEVADQGRISINGNPGKASATVKAGDELVIRFGQRVVTLTVDRLVETTKKEEAATMYTITKEERVNEE, encoded by the coding sequence ATGCGTTTAGATAAATTTTTAAAGGTATCAAGATTAATTAAACGGCGTACACTGGCAAAGGAAGTAGCCGATCAGGGCCGTATTTCAATTAACGGAAATCCGGGGAAAGCGAGCGCTACGGTAAAGGCTGGCGACGAACTCGTGATCCGGTTTGGGCAGCGTGTGGTGACGCTGACGGTGGATCGTCTCGTTGAAACAACGAAAAAAGAAGAAGCGGCGACGATGTATACCATTACAAAAGAAGAACGTGTCAACGAAGAATAA
- the yabP gene encoding sporulation protein YabP — protein sequence MPYTTTEGKTQKKEHEVRMSGREVLVISGVLQLDSFDNEEFLLETVMGFLSVKGSGLQMINLDLDEGQVSLKGKIDDLLYLDQTGREPSKGLLGKLFR from the coding sequence ATGCCATATACAACAACTGAAGGTAAAACGCAGAAGAAAGAGCATGAAGTCCGTATGAGCGGCCGGGAGGTTCTGGTGATTTCCGGCGTGCTTCAACTCGACAGCTTTGATAACGAAGAGTTTTTATTGGAAACGGTCATGGGATTTTTATCGGTTAAGGGGAGCGGCCTTCAAATGATTAACCTGGATCTTGATGAAGGACAGGTATCTCTGAAAGGTAAAATTGATGATCTGTTGTATCTGGATCAGACCGGCCGTGAGCCCTCGAAAGGACTGCTAGGAAAGCTGTTTAGATGA
- the yabQ gene encoding spore cortex biosynthesis protein YabQ, with translation MIVEEQLRTVAYLAGSGFVIGLFLTLYHRYIIRSKRLPVHFVTDVIFWCCQALLVFLVMYFLNGVSLRLYMVLSVIFGFLIYRKAVQGTAIRLLVLIEKTVRLTWRILFAPVRWLWFLLKMICRFLLAVILLLLTPFQPFFQFSRKKSTFFAKKIKLWLNLLYNRE, from the coding sequence ATGATTGTCGAAGAGCAGCTTCGCACAGTGGCTTATTTAGCCGGTTCCGGTTTTGTCATCGGGCTTTTCCTGACGCTGTATCACCGGTATATCATCCGGTCAAAACGCTTGCCGGTTCACTTTGTCACGGATGTGATCTTCTGGTGCTGCCAGGCGCTTTTGGTGTTTCTTGTCATGTATTTCCTCAATGGTGTATCTCTCAGACTGTATATGGTTCTTTCGGTTATATTTGGCTTTCTGATCTATCGGAAAGCGGTTCAGGGAACGGCGATCCGGCTGCTCGTTTTGATCGAGAAAACGGTTCGTCTCACATGGCGGATTCTCTTTGCACCGGTACGATGGTTATGGTTCCTTTTAAAGATGATTTGTCGATTTTTGCTTGCTGTCATCCTCCTTTTACTCACGCCCTTTCAACCTTTTTTCCAATTTTCACGTAAAAAAAGTACATTTTTTGCGAAAAAGATAAAATTGTGGCTGAATCTGTTATATAATAGGGAATAA